From the Leptolyngbya sp. O-77 genome, one window contains:
- the hpxZ gene encoding oxalurate catabolism protein HpxZ yields MEINRPDVVAEVTAAFKRYERALVSNDLATLDELFWQSPHTIRYGATENLYGYGAIAAFRASRPTADLSRTLSNTVITTYGSDFATANTEFRRTSSGKTGRQSQTWLRTPAGWRVVCAHVSLLGG; encoded by the coding sequence GTGGAGATTAACCGACCGGATGTGGTGGCGGAAGTGACTGCCGCCTTTAAGCGCTATGAGCGGGCGCTGGTGAGCAATGACCTGGCGACGCTAGACGAACTGTTTTGGCAGAGTCCGCACACGATTCGCTATGGCGCGACAGAAAATTTATATGGCTATGGGGCGATCGCCGCCTTTCGCGCTAGCCGTCCCACGGCCGACCTCAGCCGCACCCTGAGCAATACCGTCATCACCACCTACGGCAGCGACTTTGCCACCGCCAACACCGAATTTCGTCGCACGAGTTCTGGCAAAACGGGCCGCCAGAGCCAGACCTGGCTACGAACGCCAGCGGGTTGGCGGGTGGTCTGCGCTCATGTGTCCCTGTTAGGGGGTTAA
- a CDS encoding gamma-glutamylcyclotransferase yields the protein MTEATTRYVFICGSALRGQPDHGNLQSATFVREARTKPMYRLHSVQNGWHPGIYPVEEGGISIPGEVYEMTVEQFDYLASNEPPNMHPKDVYLEDGSVVTAFLYPRELVEQYGWEDVSHYGGWVAYKMATAPASS from the coding sequence ATGACCGAAGCCACGACTCGCTACGTCTTTATCTGCGGCTCTGCCCTGCGCGGCCAGCCCGACCACGGCAACCTGCAATCCGCTACGTTTGTGCGGGAAGCCAGAACCAAACCCATGTATCGTCTGCACTCGGTACAAAACGGCTGGCATCCCGGCATTTACCCGGTCGAAGAGGGCGGCATCTCGATTCCGGGCGAAGTATATGAGATGACGGTCGAACAGTTTGACTACCTGGCCAGCAACGAGCCGCCCAATATGCACCCCAAAGACGTGTACCTGGAAGACGGCAGCGTCGTGACTGCCTTCCTCTATCCCAGGGAGCTGGTAGAACAGTACGGATGGGAAGATGTATCGCACTATGGCGGCTGGGTTGCCTACAAAATGGCGACGGCACCTGCCAGCAGCTAG
- a CDS encoding fumarylacetoacetate hydrolase family protein yields the protein MAQRYVRVQTTSGQLYYGILQLNRQVQVLDAPPWLGGQLTELLIEPDSYRLLAPCVPSKIIAVGKNYAKHAAEMGTEAPKEPLLFLKPSTTLIAMGDPIFYPPQSERVDYEGELALVIGDRCCDCSPEAAQSKIWGYTIANDVTARDLQKKDGQWTRAKGFDTFCPLGPWIVRELNPSARLQTFLNDSPKPVQSALISEMTFAPEVLVSYISQVMTLLPGDVVLTGTPEGVGPVQVGDRIRVEIEGIGALENSIAMKNTEPVAIA from the coding sequence ATGGCGCAGCGCTACGTTCGAGTTCAAACCACTTCTGGTCAGCTTTATTACGGCATTTTGCAGCTCAATCGCCAGGTGCAGGTGCTGGACGCGCCGCCGTGGCTAGGCGGACAGTTGACCGAACTGCTGATCGAGCCGGATAGCTATCGCCTACTGGCTCCCTGCGTGCCGTCAAAAATCATCGCCGTGGGCAAAAACTACGCCAAGCACGCCGCCGAAATGGGCACCGAAGCCCCCAAAGAGCCGCTGCTGTTTCTCAAGCCCTCGACGACGCTGATTGCAATGGGCGACCCAATTTTCTATCCACCCCAGTCGGAGCGGGTGGATTATGAAGGCGAACTGGCGCTGGTGATTGGCGATCGCTGCTGCGACTGCTCTCCCGAAGCCGCCCAGAGCAAGATCTGGGGCTACACCATTGCCAATGATGTCACCGCCCGCGACTTGCAAAAAAAAGACGGCCAGTGGACTCGCGCCAAAGGCTTTGATACCTTTTGTCCGCTGGGCCCGTGGATCGTGCGGGAACTGAACCCCAGCGCCCGCCTGCAAACTTTTTTGAACGATAGTCCTAAGCCGGTGCAGTCGGCGCTGATCAGCGAAATGACCTTTGCGCCAGAGGTGCTGGTGTCCTACATCAGCCAGGTGATGACGCTGCTGCCAGGGGACGTGGTGCTGACGGGCACACCAGAAGGGGTTGGGCCAGTGCAAGTGGGCGATCGCATTCGGGTAGAAATTGAGGGCATTGGCGCACTGGAAAACAGCATCGCTATGAAAAATACGGAACCAGTGGCGATCGCCTGA
- a CDS encoding GntR family transcriptional regulator, which produces MTLSSLSVQRSKSLYEQTYEALRASILSGDLAPGQRLVETQLAERLQVSRTPIREAMRQLQRDTLVTADSSGGLRVASLSVEDVIQLYDCRLALEQFAVQGACQHATPEQVRSLEQLVAQSETLSKSQTEYSPKMLDLDYRFHRLIAESSGNRWLVSLLDQVFDKMALLRVQTTRRNPRVLEIRQEHRQIFEAIQTGWRSRSEADITAAVAAVRTHLIASQARVTQEVENLQHGVDG; this is translated from the coding sequence TTGACCCTCTCTTCCCTTTCGGTGCAACGCAGTAAATCCCTTTACGAGCAGACCTACGAAGCGCTGCGGGCCAGCATTTTGTCTGGAGATCTGGCTCCTGGGCAGCGGCTAGTAGAAACGCAGCTTGCCGAACGGCTCCAAGTCAGCCGCACGCCGATTCGCGAGGCGATGCGTCAGCTTCAGCGGGATACGCTGGTGACAGCCGACAGCAGCGGCGGGCTGCGGGTGGCCTCGCTGTCGGTGGAAGACGTGATTCAGCTTTATGATTGTCGGCTGGCGCTGGAGCAATTTGCCGTGCAGGGAGCCTGCCAACATGCCACTCCAGAACAAGTGCGATCGCTCGAACAGCTCGTTGCCCAATCCGAAACCCTGAGCAAGTCCCAGACCGAATACAGCCCCAAAATGCTGGATTTGGACTATCGATTTCACCGACTCATTGCCGAAAGCTCTGGCAATCGCTGGCTGGTGTCGCTGCTGGATCAAGTGTTTGACAAGATGGCGCTGCTGCGGGTGCAAACCACGCGCCGCAATCCCCGTGTGCTAGAGATTCGCCAAGAGCATCGACAGATCTTTGAGGCAATTCAGACCGGGTGGCGATCGCGCTCTGAGGCCGACATCACCGCCGCCGTTGCTGCCGTTCGGACTCACCTAATCGCCAGCCAAGCCCGCGTGACACAAGAAGTAGAGAACTTGCAGCACGGCGTAGACGGATGA
- a CDS encoding Tic20 family protein produces the protein MSWRTSSAGPLDRLFACLPYILPMLEALPFGTGLLSEFPMLQPLLLPLAPFAFVYGLVTGIFSFGGFGIGGFLVFLALYFLVVRNESISHFIRFNTMQSILIGIALSLFALVISPISEVLPPLFVQSLFTALFLGTFILCIYSIVQSAMGRYAEIPTISDAAKMHVY, from the coding sequence ATGTCTTGGCGCACGTCCTCTGCTGGCCCACTCGATCGCCTGTTTGCCTGCTTGCCCTACATTCTGCCAATGCTGGAGGCGTTGCCCTTTGGGACGGGGCTGCTGAGCGAGTTTCCAATGCTGCAACCGCTGCTGCTGCCGTTGGCCCCCTTTGCCTTTGTCTATGGCTTGGTGACGGGCATCTTTTCGTTTGGCGGGTTTGGCATTGGGGGATTCTTAGTGTTTCTGGCGTTGTATTTCCTGGTTGTCCGCAATGAAAGTATTTCTCATTTCATCCGGTTCAACACGATGCAATCCATTCTGATTGGCATCGCGCTGAGCCTGTTTGCGCTGGTGATCAGTCCGATCTCTGAGGTGCTGCCGCCGCTGTTTGTGCAGAGCCTCTTTACGGCGCTGTTTTTGGGAACGTTTATTCTCTGCATTTACTCGATCGTCCAGTCGGCAATGGGTCGCTACGCTGAGATTCCGACGATCTCTGATGCGGCAAAAATGCATGTGTACTGA
- the rpsF gene encoding 30S ribosomal protein S6, translating to MNYETMYILRPDLGDEQTDAAIAKYQTILKDQGATDIDTQHRGKRRLAYDIGKHREGVYIQMNYVASGNAVATMERAMRLSEDVIRYLTIRVEEPAAKEPA from the coding sequence ATGAATTACGAAACCATGTACATCCTCCGGCCTGACCTGGGGGATGAGCAAACTGATGCGGCGATCGCCAAGTATCAGACCATCCTCAAAGACCAGGGCGCAACTGACATCGACACCCAGCATCGGGGCAAGCGCCGCCTCGCCTACGACATCGGCAAGCACCGCGAAGGCGTATATATCCAGATGAACTACGTCGCCAGCGGCAATGCAGTCGCCACGATGGAGCGGGCGATGCGCCTCAGCGAAGACGTGATTCGCTATCTGACGATTCGCGTCGAAGAGCCTGCCGCAAAAGAGCCTGCCTAG
- a CDS encoding DUF3288 family protein yields the protein MAEKQDQQHPQWSSDRQIANALLSGDPTDYNLSELARLRIRYNGFPGARDIQADLDKVLEQWGLTEEELFEKTRQIHQTSQIYQGRNNQREDWS from the coding sequence ATGGCCGAAAAGCAAGACCAGCAGCATCCTCAGTGGAGCAGCGATCGCCAAATTGCCAACGCGCTCCTCTCCGGCGACCCAACGGACTATAACCTCAGCGAACTGGCGCGGCTACGGATTCGCTACAACGGGTTTCCGGGTGCGCGAGACATTCAGGCCGACTTGGACAAGGTGCTAGAACAATGGGGTCTGACGGAGGAGGAACTGTTTGAAAAAACGCGCCAGATTCACCAGACCAGCCAGATTTATCAAGGGCGCAATAATCAGCGAGAAGACTGGAGCTAG
- a CDS encoding valine--tRNA ligase, which produces MTATIPNLPSQYDAAIAEPKWQRYWEERQVFKADPNAPGEPYCIVIPPPNVTGSLHMGHAFEHALIDVLVRYHRMIGRNTLWLPGTDHASIAVQTLLEKELRQQGKTRYDVGREAFLKRAWEWKEESGGTIVGQLRRLGLSVDWSRERFTMDEGLSRAVLYSFKQLYDEGLIYRGQYMVNWCPASQSAVSDLEVENQEVNGHLWHFRYPLTDGSGFIEVATTRPETMLGDTAVAVNPGDTRYQHLLGKTIRLPITGREIPIIADDYVDASFGTGAVKITPAHDPNDFEMGKRHNLPFINVMNKDGTMNEVAGPFQGLDRFEARKQVVQRLQDEGFLVKVEDYKTTVPYSDRGKVPIEPLLSTQWFVKIRPLADAALDRLDNYNEPEFIPERWKKVYRDWLVSLRDWCISRQLWWGHQIPAYYAVSETGGEITDDTPFVVAMSEDEARSHLLARYGDSVQIQQDPDVLDTWFSSGLWPFSTMGWPDQTTDLATYYPTTTLVTGFDIIFFWVARMTMMGQHFTGKMPFQYVYIHGLVRDENNKKMSKSANNGIDPLLLINKYGTDALRYTLVKEVVGAGQDIRLEYNRKTDESPSVEASRNFTNKLWNASRFVMMNLDGQTPAQLGEPGSEGLEMSDRWILSRYHQTIQQTRHQIDNFGLGEAAKGLYEFIWGDFCDWYIELVKSRLQDTNGGDRRRSAQQTLATVLEGTLRLLHPFMPHVTEEIWHTLTQTGEEATLALQSYPVADPQRINSSLEDQFGLIFDTIRTVRNLRAEADIKPGVKIRTVLQTDNAQERAILTAGQTYIKDLAKIESLSIPEPVSVPTPPSDSLPAPNEFESEALHLAQGAAEAAYKAVEGVNFGSLERYRKLIVTLGLVVALLLVSRAVLATVHSLNGLLLVTPLLKLLGFGYTVWFAIRYLSTAQKRREFSELVNRVLQDIVGETSSVDATPKPQITPPPQTAKPVPVPELQSIPAPPGGTPQAMVGVVRTVQVSVPLAGVVDVAALRAKIEKDLAKATAEAESLRSRLSNANFVDRAPAAVVQGVRDALAEAETQAAILRDRLSRL; this is translated from the coding sequence ATGACTGCGACTATCCCCAACTTGCCCAGCCAATACGACGCTGCGATCGCCGAACCCAAATGGCAACGATATTGGGAAGAGCGGCAAGTTTTCAAAGCAGACCCCAACGCTCCGGGCGAGCCGTATTGCATCGTGATTCCGCCGCCCAACGTGACGGGCAGCCTACATATGGGCCATGCGTTTGAACATGCGCTGATCGACGTGCTGGTGCGCTATCACCGCATGATCGGCCGCAACACGCTGTGGCTCCCTGGCACCGACCACGCCAGCATCGCCGTGCAAACGCTTTTGGAAAAGGAACTGCGGCAGCAGGGCAAAACCCGCTACGATGTGGGGCGCGAGGCATTCCTCAAACGCGCCTGGGAATGGAAAGAAGAATCCGGCGGCACCATCGTCGGTCAGCTTCGCCGCTTGGGGCTGTCGGTAGACTGGAGCCGCGAGCGCTTCACGATGGATGAGGGGCTGTCTAGGGCGGTGCTGTATTCCTTCAAGCAGCTTTATGACGAGGGCTTGATCTATCGCGGGCAGTATATGGTGAACTGGTGCCCCGCCAGCCAGTCTGCGGTGTCGGATCTGGAGGTGGAAAACCAGGAGGTGAACGGCCACCTCTGGCACTTCCGCTATCCGCTGACCGACGGTTCCGGCTTTATCGAAGTCGCCACGACCCGCCCGGAGACGATGCTGGGCGATACGGCGGTGGCGGTGAATCCAGGAGACACGCGCTATCAGCATCTCCTTGGCAAGACGATTCGCCTGCCCATTACCGGACGCGAAATTCCCATCATTGCCGACGACTACGTGGATGCCAGCTTTGGCACAGGTGCAGTGAAGATTACGCCCGCCCACGACCCCAACGACTTTGAAATGGGCAAGCGCCACAACCTGCCGTTCATCAACGTGATGAACAAAGACGGCACGATGAACGAAGTTGCCGGGCCGTTCCAGGGACTCGATCGCTTCGAGGCCCGCAAGCAGGTGGTGCAGCGGCTCCAGGATGAGGGTTTCCTGGTCAAGGTTGAGGACTACAAGACCACTGTGCCCTATAGCGATCGCGGCAAAGTGCCTATCGAGCCGCTGCTCTCGACCCAGTGGTTTGTGAAAATTCGCCCCCTGGCCGATGCGGCGCTGGATCGTTTGGATAACTACAACGAACCGGAATTTATCCCCGAACGCTGGAAGAAGGTCTATCGCGACTGGCTGGTGAGCCTGCGCGACTGGTGCATTTCGCGGCAGCTCTGGTGGGGTCATCAGATTCCTGCTTACTACGCTGTTAGCGAGACGGGCGGCGAGATTACGGACGATACGCCCTTTGTGGTGGCGATGTCGGAAGATGAAGCGCGATCGCATCTGTTGGCCCGCTACGGCGACAGCGTGCAGATTCAGCAAGATCCCGACGTACTCGACACCTGGTTCTCTTCGGGCCTCTGGCCCTTTTCCACAATGGGCTGGCCAGACCAAACGACCGACCTTGCGACCTACTACCCCACCACAACGCTCGTCACAGGGTTCGACATTATCTTTTTCTGGGTCGCCCGCATGACCATGATGGGGCAGCACTTTACGGGCAAAATGCCGTTCCAGTACGTTTACATTCACGGGCTGGTGCGGGACGAAAACAACAAGAAAATGTCGAAGTCGGCCAACAACGGCATCGATCCGTTATTGCTGATCAACAAGTACGGCACCGACGCACTGCGCTACACGCTGGTCAAAGAGGTCGTCGGCGCAGGGCAAGACATTCGCCTGGAATATAACCGCAAGACCGACGAATCGCCCTCAGTGGAGGCCTCGCGCAACTTTACCAACAAGCTGTGGAATGCCTCTCGATTCGTGATGATGAACCTGGATGGACAAACGCCCGCACAACTCGGCGAACCCGGCTCGGAAGGGCTGGAGATGAGCGATCGCTGGATTTTGTCACGCTATCACCAGACGATTCAGCAAACCCGCCACCAGATCGATAATTTCGGGTTGGGCGAAGCGGCGAAGGGGCTGTACGAATTCATCTGGGGCGACTTCTGCGATTGGTACATCGAGCTGGTGAAGTCGCGGCTTCAAGATACCAATGGGGGCGATCGCCGCCGTTCTGCCCAGCAAACCCTGGCAACCGTGCTAGAAGGCACGCTGCGCCTGCTGCATCCCTTCATGCCCCACGTCACCGAAGAAATCTGGCACACGCTGACGCAAACAGGCGAAGAAGCGACCCTGGCGCTCCAGTCCTACCCCGTCGCCGACCCGCAGCGAATTAATTCCAGCCTGGAAGACCAGTTCGGGCTGATCTTCGACACGATTCGCACGGTACGAAACCTGCGGGCCGAGGCAGACATCAAACCGGGCGTGAAGATTCGCACCGTCTTGCAAACGGACAACGCCCAGGAACGAGCCATTCTCACTGCGGGGCAGACCTATATTAAAGATCTGGCAAAGATTGAGAGCCTGTCTATTCCAGAACCCGTGTCTGTGCCGACTCCGCCCAGCGACTCGCTGCCTGCACCCAACGAGTTTGAATCTGAAGCGCTGCATCTGGCGCAAGGGGCTGCCGAAGCCGCTTACAAGGCCGTGGAAGGCGTGAACTTTGGCTCCCTGGAGCGCTATCGCAAACTGATCGTGACGCTGGGACTGGTGGTGGCCCTGCTGCTGGTGTCGCGGGCAGTGCTGGCGACGGTGCATTCGCTGAACGGGCTGCTGCTGGTCACGCCGCTGCTGAAGCTACTGGGCTTTGGCTATACGGTCTGGTTTGCGATTCGCTATCTCTCGACTGCTCAAAAACGTCGTGAGTTCAGCGAATTGGTCAATCGGGTTTTGCAAGATATCGTGGGCGAGACATCTTCTGTCGACGCTACACCGAAGCCTCAAATCACGCCGCCCCCTCAAACAGCAAAACCCGTTCCGGTGCCTGAGCTACAGTCAATTCCGGCTCCTCCGGGCGGCACACCCCAGGCAATGGTGGGCGTGGTGCGGACGGTGCAGGTTTCAGTACCCCTGGCGGGCGTAGTGGACGTAGCCGCGCTACGGGCTAAGATTGAGAAAGACCTGGCAAAGGCAACCGCAGAAGCCGAAAGCTTGCGATCGCGCTTGAGCAATGCCAACTTTGTCGATCGCGCTCCGGCAGCGGTGGTTCAGGGGGTACGGGATGCTTTGGCAGAGGCGGAAACACAGGCTGCTATCCTGCGCGATCGCCTCTCCCGACTTTAG
- a CDS encoding NAD(P)/FAD-dependent oxidoreductase, with translation MKLSKKNLGDRLNHVYDVIIVGGGAGGLSAAIYLQRYRLSCLVVEKGRGRSFWMQDLRNYLGLPPDTPGRDLLQQGQDHALSLGADYLRGYVESVEDEGDTFAVKVKVGKTDSVYPVFRSKYVIAASGIIDHLPHLENMQNVYDYAGYNLHVCMICDGYEMADKRCGLFVNSEGNINTAFVLNWFTPYITVFTQGLFEVSAEMRKKLRDHGYPLVELPIKRFLGRDHEMTGVELADGSIIPLETGLVAMGSHYFNEYLQGLDLEWKGNNLVTDGMCRTSHPRIFALGDLKEGINQVAIAVADGALAATAIWREIRRASPPRLWEAHLDNSHSEPPFPTTYPPESLPPNLSKPPPNRVSSHFTKIQNPKFPSTTHSPLALFPFLLEPPNRQSE, from the coding sequence ATGAAGCTGAGTAAAAAGAATCTGGGCGATCGCCTCAATCATGTCTACGATGTCATCATCGTCGGCGGCGGCGCGGGGGGGCTTTCCGCAGCTATCTATCTTCAGCGCTATCGCCTCTCGTGTCTAGTCGTCGAAAAAGGTAGGGGCCGCTCCTTCTGGATGCAGGATTTGCGGAATTATCTGGGGCTACCACCCGACACACCCGGCCGCGACCTGCTGCAACAGGGGCAAGATCACGCACTATCGCTCGGTGCAGACTATCTGCGCGGCTATGTGGAATCGGTCGAAGACGAGGGCGACACCTTTGCGGTGAAAGTGAAAGTCGGCAAGACCGACAGCGTGTATCCCGTATTTCGGAGCAAGTATGTCATTGCCGCCAGCGGCATCATCGACCATTTGCCCCATCTAGAAAATATGCAAAACGTGTACGATTACGCAGGCTATAACCTGCACGTTTGCATGATTTGCGACGGCTATGAAATGGCCGACAAGCGCTGCGGGCTGTTCGTCAACTCTGAAGGCAACATCAACACCGCCTTTGTGCTGAACTGGTTTACGCCCTACATCACCGTGTTCACACAGGGTTTGTTTGAAGTGAGTGCAGAAATGCGTAAAAAGTTGCGCGATCATGGCTATCCTTTAGTAGAATTGCCCATTAAGCGCTTCCTGGGGCGTGACCATGAGATGACCGGCGTTGAGTTAGCCGACGGCTCTATAATTCCGCTGGAAACGGGACTGGTGGCGATGGGTTCCCACTACTTTAACGAGTACCTGCAAGGGTTGGACTTGGAGTGGAAGGGCAACAACTTGGTGACTGACGGGATGTGCCGCACGTCTCACCCCCGCATTTTTGCGCTGGGAGATCTAAAAGAGGGAATCAACCAGGTGGCGATCGCCGTTGCCGATGGAGCGCTAGCTGCAACTGCCATCTGGCGCGAGATCCGACGAGCCTCACCACCCCGCCTCTGGGAAGCGCATTTAGACAACTCCCATTCCGAACCCCCATTCCCCACAACCTACCCCCCTGAGTCCCTTCCCCCCAACCTGTCGAAGCCTCCTCCTAATCGAGTCTCCAGCCATTTCACCAAAATCCAAAATCCAAAATTCCCTTCTACCACTCACTCACCCTTAGCCCTTTTCCCGTTCCTGCTAGAACCACCGAACCGCCAGTCGGAGTGA
- a CDS encoding Npun_F5560 family protein, with protein sequence MTHSLTIPELQAEVAHLREELQMRDQLVQQLSQELFRLVKGQSNQAPSAALSERHQNEMRVLREQLQAVEQQVGFYQEQIASRDAEAYQLRQSVQELTDRSRMLEQVVQELPHIYRQKYLERLQPVKEKVAQIQQENRRLHAELQSVSYRLAVRTRRVTQIDLPSFPRAGAPVPVSVSSYGGA encoded by the coding sequence ATGACCCATTCTCTAACGATCCCAGAACTCCAGGCAGAAGTCGCGCACCTGCGTGAAGAACTCCAAATGCGCGACCAGCTCGTGCAACAGTTGTCGCAAGAGCTATTTCGACTGGTCAAAGGCCAGTCCAATCAGGCTCCTTCGGCGGCGCTGTCGGAGCGGCATCAAAACGAGATGCGCGTGCTGCGAGAGCAACTTCAAGCCGTTGAGCAGCAGGTCGGGTTCTATCAAGAGCAGATCGCCAGCCGCGATGCAGAGGCTTATCAACTGCGCCAGTCGGTGCAGGAGTTGACCGATCGCTCTCGGATGCTGGAACAAGTCGTTCAGGAATTGCCTCATATCTACCGCCAGAAATATCTGGAGCGCTTGCAGCCAGTGAAAGAGAAAGTGGCGCAGATTCAGCAGGAAAATCGCCGCCTCCATGCGGAATTGCAGAGTGTCAGCTATCGCCTTGCCGTTCGCACGCGCCGCGTCACGCAAATCGACCTGCCCAGCTTCCCGCGTGCTGGTGCGCCAGTGCCCGTATCGGTTTCGTCCTACGGCGGTGCCTAA
- a CDS encoding type I glyceraldehyde-3-phosphate dehydrogenase, translating to MRCWLGRSHSDFEIVAINDTSDPRTNAHLLTYDSMLGKLDADISADENTITANGKVVKCVSDRNPLNLPWGEWGIDLVIESTGVFTSREGASKHLEAGAKKVLITAPGKNDDGTFVVGVNEKDYDHSKHTIISNASCTTNCLAPIVKVINDNFGIIKGTMTTTHSYTGDQRLLDASHRDVRRARAAALNIVPTSTGAAKAVALVIPEVAGKLNGIALRVPTPNVSVVDFVVQVEKQVITEQVNEALKSASEGDLKGILGYSELELVSCDYRGTDFSSVIDSKLTMVLGGDMVKIIAWYDNEWGYSQRVVDLAEVVAQKWIA from the coding sequence ATGCGCTGCTGGCTGGGCCGATCCCACAGCGATTTTGAAATTGTTGCTATCAACGATACCTCCGACCCCCGCACAAACGCGCACCTGCTGACCTACGACTCGATGCTCGGCAAGCTCGATGCCGACATCAGCGCCGATGAAAACACCATTACTGCTAACGGTAAGGTCGTTAAGTGTGTCTCCGATCGCAACCCCCTCAACTTGCCCTGGGGTGAATGGGGTATCGATCTTGTAATTGAATCAACGGGTGTGTTCACCAGCCGCGAAGGAGCCTCCAAGCACCTAGAAGCTGGAGCCAAAAAAGTTCTGATCACTGCGCCCGGTAAGAATGACGACGGCACTTTTGTGGTCGGTGTCAACGAAAAGGACTACGACCACAGCAAGCATACGATCATCAGCAACGCAAGCTGCACCACCAACTGTCTTGCGCCGATTGTGAAGGTGATCAACGACAACTTTGGCATCATCAAAGGCACGATGACCACCACCCACAGCTACACGGGTGACCAGCGCTTGCTAGATGCCAGCCACCGCGATGTGCGCCGGGCCCGCGCCGCTGCCCTAAATATCGTCCCCACTAGCACGGGTGCAGCTAAGGCCGTTGCCCTAGTAATTCCTGAAGTGGCTGGCAAGCTGAATGGGATTGCGCTGCGAGTTCCTACGCCCAATGTCTCCGTGGTGGACTTTGTGGTGCAGGTTGAAAAGCAAGTGATTACGGAACAAGTCAACGAAGCCCTCAAGAGCGCCTCTGAAGGGGATCTAAAGGGAATCCTGGGCTATAGCGAGTTGGAACTGGTGTCTTGCGACTATCGCGGCACCGACTTCTCTTCTGTGATTGACTCGAAGCTGACGATGGTGCTAGGCGGCGACATGGTGAAGATCATCGCCTGGTATGACAACGAGTGGGGCTATAGCCAGCGTGTGGTTGACCTGGCTGAGGTGGTGGCGCAAAAGTGGATTGCCTGA